In a genomic window of Ranitomeya imitator isolate aRanImi1 chromosome 5, aRanImi1.pri, whole genome shotgun sequence:
- the LOC138680908 gene encoding uncharacterized protein: MEAYRRMGIDVGRLIDLVRDYPALWDPADESYKDKYFRELAWTKIVRDLIPDWDKYPGSTQQQIDNDVRKRWRSIRDRFTKFLNECSKSGSSPSKSKFPFSEELQFLVTSRTLRKTEGNMSVADLEDSDKEDGAGSSSGVGGTISTSTPTASAESASTSAAAASTSSSAAAEASDSAEAVRVEKRAVYPVAAEKKKQKTKKNQDDQTVQIACDTLDLLKKSSSDDHCDSFALTVARKTRSLPPDRQSLFMSMVQMSLTALEDPAPISPYNEVLMGVLGLFRPRHRTPETTATRPQYLAHSQGSSGDRGSSQHMGGAPYQSEGSNFLYSPEYTFLN, from the exons atggaggcataccgtcgcatggggatcgatgtcgggcgTCTGATTGATCTG GTTCGTGATTATCCGGCCTTGTGGGACCCAGCCGATGAATCATACAAGGATAAATACTTCCGGGAACTAGCCTGGACAAAAATAGTGCGCGACCTTATCCCAGATTGGGACAAGTATCCAGGGAGTACACAGCAGCAAATTG ATAACGATGTGAGGAAACGTTGGCGCTCCATCAGAGACCGTTTCACAAAGTTCCTCAATGAATGTTCAAAGAGTGGCTCTTCGCCAAGCAAAAGTAAATTTCCCTTTAGTGAAGAGCTGCAGTTTCTTGTGACCAGTAGGACATTGAGAAA gacggaaggaaacatgtcggtagctgatttggaggacagcgacaaagaggatggagcaggcagttcctctggagtgggagggaccatctctacctccactcccacagcttctgctgaatcagcatccacttcagcagctgctgcatcaacatctagttcagcagctgctgaagcatctgattccgcagaagctgtgagagtggagaagagagctgtctatccggtggcagcagagaaaaaaaaacaaaaaacaaagaagaaccaagatgaccaAACTGTCCAAATAGCTTGCGACACGTTAGATTTATTAAAAAAATCTAGTTCTGATGACCATTGCGACTCCTTCGCACTAACTGTCGCAAGAAAAACACGctccctgccaccggatagacaatctcttttcatgtctatggtccagatgtccctcactgctctggaggaccctgctccgatTTCTCCCTACAATGAAgttctgatgggggtgttgggacttttCAGGCCCCGACACCGAACACCGGAAACAACAGCTACCAGACCCCAGTATTTGGCCCACAGCCAAGGAAGTTCTGGAGACAGAGGCAGTTCGCAGCATATGGGGGGAGCACCATATCAATCAGAGGGATCAAATTTCCTCTATTCTCCCGAATATACATTTCTGAATTGA